The Oryzias latipes chromosome 8, ASM223467v1 genomic interval ttaaatagtttttgttttgttaaagaaTAGCATTTTCACTGGTTacataatgcttttttttccaccttgtaaaaaacattaagttttaaattttcaataaaatcataaatgagATGGTAATTCCATTAACATAAAAACTCCAAACAAAATCAACAATCAAAAACTCAATCAGGAAATATCTCCAAACTATTCcaataagtaaaaataattctaccttttatttaaacagcTGTTGTTAATACACTTGGATATTATATTCTACAggtaataaatgacaaaaatgtgaaaatatacAAAACACACGGATATATTCTTAAAGCTTACATAATAAATTACATCATTGTCCCATATGTTTTTTCTAACATCCTCTTAATGACACATCAATCGAAGAGCATGTGGAGAAGCAGAATTAGGATTATTTTTGTccagtttgtcatttttgtcttgTAAGTTTTTGCAAAGCTGTTGTCCAAACCTAAAATAATCCCCTAGTGAAGGTTGTGGGTGGAGAGAAAATAAAGCTTCCATCACTCCTCTAGTGTCTTAATTAATAGTGTATCAGAAGAAACTGTCAGAGATTTAATATTTCTAGGGAGCTCTGTAACACCACATTTGATCAAGGACTCATAAATAACTATCAATGCAAGTCAGATTCATTTTAGTCAGTTTGCTGTGCACAGAGAGAACTGTGAGACTCAAAGCAGTTTTTGAGTTTTGTCTTGACCCTTTCTGTAGGATCTATGCACATTCTTCTTATGTACGAGTGCATTTTTAGGATAAAACATCCCTTCAGAGTTGATTGATGCTTGTTACTGGGTGCATGGATCTGTTGCATGCAATAGTGAGCAGCGAGTGACTGATCTTAAGATCAAGCAGTCACAGAAAATGGCCATTCTGCCTATTATCACTTTGCCTGTACCTCTCACTTGAACTTTTTCATGACCTCCTTTTTGATCAGAAACCAAATACTATTCACTATTCATTGCTTGTCTTGTACTGTGCACATTTTTGTACAACCCAATGCTAAGAGTTGCCAATTTTGCTGCTGGCCAAGCTTTGGGCGCCTTTTCAATTTCTTTGAGGGGAAACGCTATTGTAAATGGACAATCGGAAATCACTTGACAGCAATGGACTCCAGCCATCTCAACACCTCCTGTAGTCCCTGTCCAGAGCGAGCACTGAGCTCCAGCACTGTGATGGGCTGTGTCGCTGATGCAATGATGTCGTCCATCCTAAACAGTGACTTCATCTCGGTAGGGGTCATAACGCACGGTACAtccctgaaaaaacaaagacgcaaTGATAAATCAAACAGATAAACACTTTTGGAATTAAGAAGGAAAAAAGTCAGCATTTTGGACAGACATCATCCATTTAAAAGGTCATTTGAGGGATTGTTGGAGTTGTACCTCTTGTTGAAGAGAATGAGCACTGAGGCGTTACAAAGAGGTTTAGCAGAGAGCACAGACAGTAGCTGGATACACGAGGAAGATATCTGTGCGATATTGGCTGAGTCCACTACAAACTGtgaataaaaatactttaatagGTATTTGCAACAAACAGTAAATCCTTTGATAAAGCTTTGAAATGCAAACACGGTCTTACAATAACAGATGAGCAGTCTTTAAAATAACTAGGCCATATAGGACTCATACAGCCTCCAAGCTCCCTTActgtcacttttttctttttcagggtCAGATCTGTCAGATTAGTTCCAACCTGCAAACATTCAAAGTAGTTGAGAACAGAGTTAAAACCCCAACCAACTACATAAACTGATTCCATTGCCGTGCGTACCGTAGGAAGCGTTGCAGGAAGGAAATCAAAATCGGCTGAGCCGTGAACACTGAGTAGTGGAGAAAATCTGTAAGGAAAACTGGTCATTTCGTCACGTGCAACACTTTGTGGAGCTATTATTGCTAGCTAGCGTAAACAACGTTTCCCAATTGTTTTTCTGTATTGTATCAAGTTTAAAGGATATTTTGTAAACGCTTGATTAGCAGCGTTTTTCCAACTCCAGTTGCTCCAAGAAGTAAACACACGTTCACGTTGCTCATGTCCATTTTTTAAGCTAACGCATAACCAGCCTTTGGCAAGGTTTAGCCTCATGAAACACCATGGTGACGCTCACGTGACTTCTTCAAGGCACAACGACTGGACAAAAAACATGTCAATCATCTGGAACTGGTTGTCGATTGGTTACTTTTTGCCAGTATTTAGTGAACGGAACCAAAACAAGAAGTTCGTCGTTAGCATGTGTCTGCTGTAGCGCATAAGAAGGAAACTGCCCTGCAGCACCTCCATGAGCTTTGACATTTGAGTGgcatttttaattttccctACATTTTACTAGGAAGGCCTTTGGAAGTCAATAATATGGAAGCAAAGCTGAAGAAAGAATTGGGGACAAGCAAGCTAAAAGCGACTGGCCATTCAGGAGGTGGTTGTATCAGCGAGGGCCAAAGCTATGACACTGACTCGGGGAAAGTATTTGTGAAGATCAATCACAAAAGCGAGGTATAGTtgattttattgcatttatgtTAGTTAGGTTATC includes:
- the arl16 gene encoding ADP-ribosylation factor-like protein 16, encoding MDMSNVNVCLLLGATGVGKTLLIKRLQILSVHGSADFDFLPATLPTVGTNLTDLTLKKKKVTVRELGGCMSPIWPSYFKDCSSVIFVVDSANIAQISSSCIQLLSVLSAKPLCNASVLILFNKRDVPCVMTPTEMKSLFRMDDIIASATQPITVLELSARSGQGLQEVLRWLESIAVK